In a genomic window of Lepisosteus oculatus isolate fLepOcu1 chromosome 5, fLepOcu1.hap2, whole genome shotgun sequence:
- the snx33 gene encoding sorting nexin-33 — translation MSLKAKALYTFQSENKEEISIQENEELIIFDENSLDGWLQGQNSRGERGLFPASYVEIVRPRTNSNLTDYSISPASSPSNNSSYFDSAHHTSYHLGSYEEDDDDDWDDWDDTSTVVEDEETRRGYGANGHAHQTPHSNPNVHYRPKPPMERQDSISSSRKGSVVGRNLNRFSSFVRSGVEAFVLGDVPMMSKIAETYCIEMGSKGPQWKANPRPFSCSIEDPTKQTKFKGIKTYISYRVTPSHTGRPVYRRYKHFDWLYNRLLHKFTVISVPHLPEKQATGRFEEDFIEKRKRRLILWMDHMTSHPVLSQYEGFEHFLMCADDKQWKLGKRRAEKDEMVGATFLLTFQIPSEHQDLQDVEERVDSFKTFTKKMDDSVMQLTHVASELVRKHVGGFRKEFQKLGNAFQSVSQAFTLDPPYSSDALNNAISHTGRTYETIGEMFAEQPKNDLFHMLDKLSLYQGLLSNFPDIIHLQKGAFAKVKESQRMSDEGKMDQEEADGIRKRCRVVGFALQAEMNHFHDRRAVDFKEMMQAYLRQQIAFYQRVGQQLERTLHMYDNI, via the exons ATGTCCTTGAAAGCTAAGGCACTTTACACCTTCCAGAGTGAAAATAAGGAAGAGATCAGCATCCAGGAGAATGAAGAACTTATTATTTTTGATGAGAATTCCTTAGACGGCTGGCTTCAAGGCCAAAACAGTAGAGGGGAACGAGGTCTCTTCCCAGCCTCTTATGTTGAAATCGTAAGACCCCGGACCAATTCCAATCTAACAGATTACTCAATCAGCCCTGCAAGCTCACCCAGCAATAACTCTTCCTACTTTGATTCTGCTCATCATACCTCCTACCATCTGGGGAGCTATGAGGAAGATGATGACGATGACTGGGATGATTGGGACGATACTTCCACAGTAGTGGAGGACGAGGAGACTCGGCGAGGATATGGCGCTAATGGACATGCTCACCAAACGCCCCATTCAAATCCTAATGTCCACTATCGACCCAAACCCCCCATGGAGAGACAGGACAGCATTTCCAGCTCCAGGAAGGGAAGTGTGGTGGGCAGGAATCTCAACCGGTTCTCCAGTTTTGTCCGCTCTGGTGTTGAGGCCTTTGTGCTTGGAGATGTGCCCATGATGTCCAAGATTGCGGAGACGTACTGCATTGAGATGGGCTCGAAAGGCCCCCAGTGGAAAGCTAATCCCAGGCCCTTTTCCTGTTCTATTGAGGACCCCACAAAGCAGACAAAGTTCAAGGGCATCAAGACCTACATCTCCTATAGGGTGACACCAAGCCACACAGGTAGACCTGTCTACCGCCGCTACAAACACTTTGACTGGCTCTACAACCGGCTTCTACACAAATTCACAGTAATATCTGTGCCCCACCTGCCGGAAAAGCAGGCCACAGGACGGTTTGAAGAGGATTTTATTGAGAAACGCAAAAGGAGGCTGATTCTGTGGATGGATCACATGACCAGTCACCCAGTTCTCTCCCAGTATGAGGGCTTTGAGCACTTCCTTATGTGCGCGGATGACAAGCAGTGGAAGTTGGGCAAGCGACGGGCCGAGAAGGATGAGATGGTGGGTGCCACCTTCCTGCTCACCTTCCAGATCCCCAGTGAGCACCAGGACTTGCAGGATGTGGAAGAGAGGGTGGACTCCTTCAAGACATTCACGAAGAAAATGGACGATAGTGTAATGCAGCTCACCCATGTGGCCTCCGAGTTGGTGCGCAAACATGTGGGCGGCTTCAGGAAGGAGTTCCAGAAACTGGGCAATGCATTCCAGTCTGTCAGCCAGGCCTTCACCCTTGATCCTCCCTACAGCTCCGATGCCCTCAACAATGCTATTTCCCACACGGGCCGCACATATGAGACCATTGGGGAGATGTTTGCAGAGCAGCCCAAAAATGACCTCTTCCACATGCTGGACAAGCTCTCGCTGTACCAGGGACTGCTCTCCAATTTCCCAGACATTATTCACCTCCAGAAAG GTGCTTTTGCAAAGGTGAAAGAGAGCCAGCGGATGAGCGATGAGGGCAAGATGGACCAGGAGGAAGCGGATGGGATCCGGAAACGCTGCCGTGTGGTGGGTTTTGCCCTGCAGGCTGAAATGAACCACTTTCATGACAGGCGGGCCGTTGACTTCAAGGAGATGATGCAGGCCTATCTGAGGCAGCAGATCGCCTTCTACCAGCGCGTGGGGCAGCAGCTGGAGCGAACCCTGCATATGTACGACAACATCTAA